The Lipingzhangella halophila genome segment GGACCCACTGGTCTGAAAGACCAAGCCAGGAGCGTGTGAGGTCGAACCACCCGTGGTGTACACATCGCCCTGGTCGACCACCGTGACATCGGTGTAACCACGCACCGTGAGCTCGTCGGCGAGCGCGCAGCCAACGATGCCCGCGCCGATCACGACGACTCTGGGGGTGGTTCGAGGGGCGGGATCGGGAGCAGGCATGGCACTCCTACCTTCGCCATCGAAGTTTCTGTAAGCGCAACAAACAGCGCGTTACGCAACAGGGTCTGACGTACAGCGGCCCGTGTCAAGGGTTTTCACCAGCCTCGAACCGGCTCATGCGGACCCCTTGACGAAAGACGGCCATTCGTCGCACTGTTTCTCATAGAAAGACGAGTTGCTTATAGCGCAACCATCTTCCCCTTGAATCCGCCCACGTCACAGGGCGGAGAACTGTTCTCTCTCACGAGCTTCCAGGAGGCCTGGGTTGGCCACAGCCATGACCACATCGACCCCGGGGCGTGACTTCATCCTCACGCTCGACTGCCCGGACCGGCCGGGAATCGTGCACGCAGTCACGGAGTTCCTGGTCGCCCACGACGCCAACATCGTGCAGTGCCAGCAGTTCGACGACCGCCAGAACGGCCGCTTCTTCATGCGCATGCACCTGGAGTCGCTCAATTCCGCCTACGGCAAGGACGCGCTGATCCAGGGCTTCGGCCGGACGGCCGAGGCGTACTCGATGAACTGGCGCCTGGTCGACGCGGCAGAGCGCACGCGCACGCTCATCCTCGTCTCGAAGTACGAGCACTGCCTCAACGACCTGCTGTTCCGGCGCAGGTTGGGCACGCTCGACATCGACGTGCCGCTGGTGGTGTCCAACCACCCCGACGCCGCGGGCATGGCGGCGGCGCACGGTGTTGAGTTCCGGCACATTCCCGTGACGCCGGACGGAAAGGAGGAGGCCGAGGCGGAGCTGCTGCGCCTCGTCGACGACCTGCGGATCGACCTCGTGGTGCTGGCCCGCTACATGCAGATCCTCTCGCCCGAGCTATGCAAGAGCCTTGAAGGGCGGGCGATCAACATCCACCACTCGTTCCTGCCGAGCTTCAAGGGGGCGGGCCCCTACGGGCAGGCGCACGCGCGGGGAGTGAAGCTGATCGGTGCGACCGCGCACTACGTGACCCCCGACCTCGACGAGGGGCCGATCATCGAGCAGGACGTCGCGCGGGTCGACCACTCGATGGACCCCGCACGCCTCGCCGCCATCGGCCGCGACGTGGAGTCCCAGGTACTCGCCCGCGCCGTGCGCTGGCACTGCGCCAGCCGGGTGCTGCTCAACCACGGACGCACGGTCGTCTTCGGTTGAACACGTGGTCCCCTCGGCCCCACGTGGGGCCGAGGGGACCACGACGCGTTCTCAGCCGTTAACGAGCTGGTGCAGGTCCTGCTTGGGGATGGACTTGCTGGCGTCAACGAACGGCTTGGGCACGACCGTCGCGGGAACCGCGCCGCCCGGGCGCTCCACCAGCAGCTCCGTTCCCTCGGCCGCCAGCTCCACCGGCACCATGGCGAACCCGATGTTCTTCTCCATGCGCGGCGAGAAGCACGCCGACGTCACCTGGCCCACGACCTCGTCCGAGCCGGGCACGCGCACGGGGAAGGTGTCGATCATGGACCCGTCGTTGAAGGTCCCCAGCGGGACACCATCGATCTCGACACCGGCGAGCTTGCGGGTGACCCCGTTGTCCCGGATGCGCTTGAGCGCCTCCTTGCCGATGAAGTCGGCCTCCTGCTCCAGGTCGACCATCCAGCTGACCTCGTAGCCGTACCCGACCTCGAAGGGGTTGGTGTCCATTGTGATGTCGCAGCCCCAGGACAGGATCCCGCCCTCGATCCGCCGGATGTGGCACGGACCGATGACGCGGATGTCGTACGGCGTGCCGGCCTCGACCACCTTGTCCCACAGCTTGATGCCGTCGCGCGACGCGTTGCGCAGGTAGATCTCGAACCCGAGCTCGGAGGTGTAGCCGGTGCGCGAGACCACCAGGCTCATCCCGTCGAGCTCGTACTCCTGGCAGTAGTAGTACGGGATGTCCAGGACGCTCGCGCCGAACAGGTCGGTCATGGTCTCGCGCGACTTGGGCCCCTGCACCTGGATGGGGCCGACGTCGGGCTCGCGGATCGTGACGTCCAGGCCGCTGTTCACGGCCAGCCCCTGCGCCCACAGCAGCACATCGCTGTCGGCCAGGGAGAGCCAGAAGTGGTTCTCACCGAGGCGGAGCAGCACCGGGTCATTGATGATCCCGCCGTCGGGCGCCGTGATGAACACGTACTTGCACTGCCCGATCTTGCACTTGTTGAGATCCCTGGGGACCAGCATGTTCGTGAACGTGAACGCGTCGGGGCCAGTGATCTCGACCTGGCGCTCCGCGCCGCCGACATCCCACAGCGTGACACCGTTCAGCAGGTGCCAGTACTCGGCCACGGGGTCGCCGTAGTGGCGCGGGTGGTACCGGTGGCTGTACACGCTGTACTTGGCCACGCCGTGGCGGCGTGACGCGTAGAAGAAGGGGGACTTCTTGATCCTCGGGTAGAGCAGGATCTCCGGGTCCTCGATGACGGCCATACGGACCTCCATCACTCGATGCGCAACTGGGTTCGTCATGCGCAACAGAGCGTCCCGTTCGCCCGGCGCCCGTGTCAAGAACCAACGACGAAGTTAGTTCCGCGTGGCGCAACGAACATCTATTGACGCAACGATTCGCGCCCTCATATGCTAACCGAACATAACGACGTTTCTCCATATGCACAGTGTCTCTAATGGTGCAACGGACAGCAGGGGGCGGTACACCATCGCCCAGCTCGGATCGCACCGCCACGGAGCGGTTCGCTGCCGACCGTGATCTCCCGGATAACTCGCATCTCGCCGTAGTGCCCACACCACAGCGGAAAAGGAGCAGACCTTGGCCAAACTGCTCGCCACGATCGAACACGCGGTGAAGAAACCCGTCTGGGGCTGCACCATGTGCGGCCAGTGCGTCCTGCACAAGACCGGCCTCACCTGCCCGATGGGCTGCCCGAAGAACCTGCGCAACGGCCCGTGCGGCGGGGTCCGCGAGGACGGGAACTGCGAGGTCTACCCCGACATGCCCTGCGTCTGGGTGAAGGCCCAGGACCGCTCGGAGAAGATGCCGGGCTCCTGGCGCGAGCAGTTCGACGACCTGCGCCCGCCCGTGGACAACCGGCTGCAGGGGAGCTCCTCCTGGATCAACCTGTTGACCGGCCGCGATAAGCAGGTGCCCGCCGGCTGGCAGTCAGCCGAGGAAGAGGAATAGGAGCCGCCCGGTGCCTTCTCTGGCCGAGCTTCTCACCGATCCCGCGCCGGCCCGGCCGGTGATCACCGCGGAGTGCCCGATGGTCGACGGGGGCGGCCTCGACACCATCTCCGAACACGTCAGGCGCCTGGCCCCCTATGTCGACGCGCTCAACGCCACCGACAACGCCGCGGCGCACGCGCACGCGTCCAACGTCGGTGTCGCGATCGCCCTGAAACGGTTCGGGGTGGAGCCGATCATGCAGGTGGCGTGCCGCGACAAGAACCGGCTCGCCCTGGAAGCCGACATCGTCGGTGCCGCCCTGCACGACGTGACCACGATCTGCTGCATGACCGGCGACGACATCACGGCGGGCGACGAACCGGAGGCGCTCCGGGTGTTCGATATGGACTCCCCGCAGCTCATCCGGACCGCGAGCACACTCGCCCGTGGCCGGTACCTGTCCGGCCGCACGCTCGACCCCGCTCCCCCGCTGCTGATCGGGGCGGTGGAGAACCCTGGGGCGCCGCCGTACTCCTACCGGGTGCGCCGCGGACTGAAGAAGGCAGCCGCGGGGGCGCGCTTCCTGCAACTGCAGATCTGCTACAACGAGGACCGGCTGGCCGAGTTCACCAAGCTGGCCGAGAACGTCGGGCTCAGCCGGAAGGTCGCGCTGCTGCCCACCATCTGCCTGGTCAAGGGCGCGAAGGCACTGCGCTTCATGAACGAGAAGGTCCCGGGCATCTCCGTTCCGGAGCCGGTGATCGAGCGCGTGGCCAACGCGTCCGACGAACGGGAGGCCGCTTACCAGCTCGCTCTGGAGCAGGCCAGGGACGCGCTCTCGCTGCCCGGCGTGCGGGGACTGCACTTCACCGACTTCAGGCACGACGACGCTCTGGGCCGGATCGTCGCCGACCTGGGGCTCCCGACCATCCGCAGCGCGCCGGACGGCGAGGCACTCGCGGTGTGAGGGGCCACGGCTCCCAACTCGGCGCGCCCTCCGGAGATCCGGGGAGCGCGCTTCGTTGTGTGGGCGCGACTCCACCCCGCGATTCGCTATATGTTGGTCACCATGGCGCCACCCCCTGACCGGACGATCATCGTCCTCGGCTGCCCGCGATCGGGCACGACCCTGCTGCAACTCATGCTCCACGCACACCCGCGCATCGCTGTTCCCCCGGAGACCCGGTTCGTGCTCGACACCTACTGGCGCCGGCGGGAGTTCGGGGACCTGCGGAAAACCGCGAACCGCACGGCACTCGCGGAGCACATCGTGCGGCAGAAACGGAGCCGCTTCGGCGACCTCGGAATCGACCCGGAGCAGGCCGTCGCCGGGATCGTCAACGGCCCGCCCACGCTCGGGTCAGCGCTGAGCAGCGTGTTCCGCGAGTACGCCCGGCGGTTCGACAAGCCCAGGTGGGGCGACAAGCGGCCCGGCTACTACCAGCACATCGACGAGCTGCTCCGGATGTTCCCGGACGCCCAGATCGTGCACCTGATCCGCGATGGCCGCGACTGTGTCGGCTCGCTCAAGCAGATGGACTGGTACCGCCACGACAGCGTCACCGCGATGGCCACCTGGGCCGAGGCCATCGACTACGGCCAGGCCGCCGCGCGCAGGCTGGGACCCGACTCCTACTACCAGATGTACTACGAGAACCTGATCGATTCCGCCGAGGAGGAACTGTCCGCCCTGTGCGCGTTCCTCGGCGAGGAGTTCGACCCCGCCATGTGCGAGCCGAACCAGGTGGCCGACGTCGCCGTTCCCAAACGCAAGACGTGGCACGAGAACACGCACCGCGAGGTCAACCGGTCCAGCAGCGGTTCGTGGGAGAAGCGTCTGGAACCGTGGGAGATCAGGCTGAGCGAGACGGTGCTGGGTTCCCGGCTGCGGCAGAACGGCTACGAGCTGTCGGGCGCACCCCGCGCCGCGGCACGCGACGTCGCCCGCTACGCCAAGACCGCCACGATGCGTCGGCTCGCCCGCCGCAAGCGCCGGTTCCGCGACCGCTGGTGGCGACTGAACGAGCCCACCCCGAACATCGCCGCGGTCGACACACGTTCCGGCCACCGCCACGCGGCCGGCTCCGAGGAGGGCTGACCCGCCCCGAGCGACACGCCACCGCAGTCGGGCGCGGCGGAGACTCCCGGTAACCGTTGCCCCCTGCGTGGGCGGGCAGCGCATCGCGCTCGGTGGTCACAGGAGTACCCGGAGCCGGTGGCCACCGGACAACGCCGAGCGCCCTTGCGTCCACCCCGCGGCCGGGCGAAGGACGCCCGCCGCGGTCGAGCCATTCCCCATCGCAATGCCGCCTTGTTGACGATGTCAACAAGGCGTTCCTATTGTGGTTGACAAAGTAAACCTAGCACCAAGGGGAACAGCGATGGCGCTCGGGGACACCCACGGCCAGACACCCGCCAGGCGGCGCGCAGTGGTCACCGGGGCGAGCAGCGGCATCGGCGAGGCGATCGCCCGGCGCCTGGCCGCTGAAGGGCTCGCCGTCGACATGGTCAGCCACAGCCAGGCACGACTGGAGCGAAGCGCGGCGCGTATCCGCGGCGCGAGCCCCGACGCCGAACTACGGCTGGAACGCGCGGACCTGTCGTCGATCGCCGAAACGGCGAAGCTCGCCGAACGGCTGGCCGCGCCCGAACCTCCGGACATCGTGGTCAGTAACGCCGCCTGCACGGTTGACCCCGCGGAGACCACGCCCGAGGGGGTCACCCGGATGCTGGCCGTGAACCACCTCGCGCCCTACCTGCTGCTGCGGTCGCTGGTGCGCCCGATCGGCGATCGACCGGCTCGGTTCGTGATTGTCGGCGCCGACCCCGGAACGCTGGCCCGCCTCCCGGTGGACCTGGACGACCTCCACCTGCGGCGAGACCGCCTCCGCGGCCCCTTCCCCAGCTTCCGCCCCGCGCTCGGCTACGGCCGGACCAAGAACATGAACGCGATGTTCGGCTACGCGCTCGCGGCCCGCCTCCGCGGCTCGGCGATCACGGTGAACGGGGCCCATCCGGGGGTCATCCGCGACACCGGGCTGGGCCGCAATGACCGCGGGCTGCTGCGCGTCCTTGGCCGCGTACTGGGAGTCTTGCCGATGCCCGGACCCGACACCGGTGCCGACACCCCGTCCTGGCTCGCCACCTCGCCCGAGGTGGCCGGACTCACCGGGCGCTTCTTCGCCAAACGCCGCGAGGTGCCAACCGCCCCGCACACGACAGACGTCGACCGTTGCGACCGGCTGTGGGAGGAGAGCGCACGGCTGGTCGGACTACCAGTGGAGCTGTGACGGTGGTCAACGGCGACCACAGGAGCGACACACCGGGAACCGTGCAGGAGACCGCGGCGACGCGTGGCCGGCACCGCGGCACACCCGGACGCGAACCGCGCGCCGGCCTCGCTACGCCTCCTCCGAGGTCTGAGCGCTGGCATGCGCGAGGTACATCCGCCGGGTCGCGTCCGTGTGCTCACGCATGAGGCGCCCTGCGGACTCGGGGTCTCCAGTGGCGATGGCGTCGATGATCTGGGCGTGCTCGTCCCAGGACTCGCGGCCCCGGTACTGCACGACGAAGGCGTAGAACCAGCGCACACGGCGAGCGACCTGAGCCGCCAGATCCGCGAGAACCCGGTTCCCGGAGAGCTCGGTGACCAGGCGGTGCAGCTCGGCGTTGGCGTCCTGCACCGTGTCGTAGTCGCCGCGTTCCAGAGCGGCGACACCCCGGCGCCAGAGGTCGCGCAGCTGCTGGATGTCCTCGGCTCCGGTATTGCCGGCGGCCAGTGAGGCCGCCTCCGTCTCCAGCAGGGCGCGCACCGCGAGCAACTGCTCGGCCTCGCTCTCGCTCGGCTCGTGGACGAACGCCCCGTACCCCGGACGCAGGTCCACCCACCCCTCGTTGCTCAGCCGCTGCAGCGCCTCGCGCACCGGCTGCCGGGACACACCGAGCCAGTCAGCGAGCTCCGTCTCGACCAGGTGCTGCCCGGGCGGAAGCTTGCGCCGGACGATGAGGTCCAGCAGCGCCTCGTACACGCTCTCGCGCAGCGGAACAGGGCGCTGCACCGGGGACGGCAACACCCCTTTGCCGAGATTCGGTGCGGGCATCAGTTCGCGACTCCGTACTCCATCGCCTTCGGCACGCCGGACAGTCAGGCCCCAGACTCCCTGAGCGCCTTCGGGACCCTGGTCGCCCCAGTCTAGACGCGCGCCCGGGGCGGCCAGCGTCGCCTCCAGGCAGCACCCGGCCGCAAGCGGCCCCGTACGCGCCCCACACCCCCACGCCGCACCGCGCGATTTGCCGCATGCGGACTTTCCGATAAAGTTGCTTACTGCGGCGCGGCAACGGGACGAAGTCCCAAACGTTCGGCCGGCGCGCGGACGTAGCTCAGTTGGTAGAGCATCACCTTGCCAAGGTGAGGGTCGCGGGTTCGAATCCCGTCGTCCGCTCGGAGACCGGGGGGTCATCCCCACCTGAATCCGGTGGAGTGGCCGAGAGGCGAGGCAGCGGCCTGCAAAGCCGTCGACACGGGTTCAAATCCCGTCTCCACCTCCAAGTACGGGCTTGGGCGGTTAGCTCAGTTGGTTAGAGCGCTACCTTGACACGGTAGAGGTCACTGGTTCGAGTCCAGTATCGCCCACCAGTATCACCGCAGGTCAGGATGGGTCTCTCAGATCTCTCCACGGAAGGCGGACACCGCCGTGGGAGATATCTGGGAGATCATCTTTTTTCGGAGGGGTAGTCGGCCCCTCAGGCGGCATCGTCGCGGTAGTGCTCACGGGTGAGTTCCGGGACGAATGACGCCAGTTCTCGTTGCTCTGTGTGATCAAGACTGGTGATGCTGTCCCGCCATCGCCGGGTAAGCACGTCCAGGATCCGAGCCTTGGTATCGGCGGTGACGTGTTCGTAGACGTTGGCCATGCCCGGCATCCGATGGCCCAGCCGCGCGGCCCGGCCGACTTCGGGGATGCCGTCGTCGGCCAGCCACGTGCGATGGATGTGGCGGCCCTCGTTGAAGGTGAACCCGGGCAGGATCGGCGCCCGCAGCCACGCCTCCTGGCTCTGGGGCTGCCCGTCCCAGGCGGGGCGCCAGAACCGGGCCCGAAACGCGCCGCGCCGCAGCCGCCCGCCGGGCGGGCCGGTGAACACCGTCCGGCCCGGTGCCACCGCGGCGAGCAGGTCGACGTAGAGGGCGTTGAGGAAGCCGGGCAACGGGATCCAGCGCTTGCCGGCCGGGGTCTTGGGCCGTTTCTGGCCAGCCGCCCGGCGGTCTCTTGGAGCGGGGTGCGTACCGGGATGGCGTGGTTGACCTCGTCGTACTCGTGGGACTCCAACGCCACAAGCTCCGACCAGCGCGCCCCGGTGTAGGCGTTGAGCAGGCACAGCACGAACCCGGCGCGGCCGAACGTGTGGTGCAACCGCATCGCGGCGCGCAGCACCTGCACCGGTGTGGCGACCTGTGAGC includes the following:
- a CDS encoding sulfotransferase family protein, with protein sequence MAPPPDRTIIVLGCPRSGTTLLQLMLHAHPRIAVPPETRFVLDTYWRRREFGDLRKTANRTALAEHIVRQKRSRFGDLGIDPEQAVAGIVNGPPTLGSALSSVFREYARRFDKPRWGDKRPGYYQHIDELLRMFPDAQIVHLIRDGRDCVGSLKQMDWYRHDSVTAMATWAEAIDYGQAAARRLGPDSYYQMYYENLIDSAEEELSALCAFLGEEFDPAMCEPNQVADVAVPKRKTWHENTHREVNRSSSGSWEKRLEPWEIRLSETVLGSRLRQNGYELSGAPRAAARDVARYAKTATMRRLARRKRRFRDRWWRLNEPTPNIAAVDTRSGHRHAAGSEEG
- a CDS encoding glycine cleavage T C-terminal barrel domain-containing protein, whose protein sequence is MAVIEDPEILLYPRIKKSPFFYASRRHGVAKYSVYSHRYHPRHYGDPVAEYWHLLNGVTLWDVGGAERQVEITGPDAFTFTNMLVPRDLNKCKIGQCKYVFITAPDGGIINDPVLLRLGENHFWLSLADSDVLLWAQGLAVNSGLDVTIREPDVGPIQVQGPKSRETMTDLFGASVLDIPYYYCQEYELDGMSLVVSRTGYTSELGFEIYLRNASRDGIKLWDKVVEAGTPYDIRVIGPCHIRRIEGGILSWGCDITMDTNPFEVGYGYEVSWMVDLEQEADFIGKEALKRIRDNGVTRKLAGVEIDGVPLGTFNDGSMIDTFPVRVPGSDEVVGQVTSACFSPRMEKNIGFAMVPVELAAEGTELLVERPGGAVPATVVPKPFVDASKSIPKQDLHQLVNG
- a CDS encoding GntR family transcriptional regulator, with protein sequence MPAPNLGKGVLPSPVQRPVPLRESVYEALLDLIVRRKLPPGQHLVETELADWLGVSRQPVREALQRLSNEGWVDLRPGYGAFVHEPSESEAEQLLAVRALLETEAASLAAGNTGAEDIQQLRDLWRRGVAALERGDYDTVQDANAELHRLVTELSGNRVLADLAAQVARRVRWFYAFVVQYRGRESWDEHAQIIDAIATGDPESAGRLMREHTDATRRMYLAHASAQTSEEA
- a CDS encoding methylenetetrahydrofolate reductase C-terminal domain-containing protein, giving the protein MAKLLATIEHAVKKPVWGCTMCGQCVLHKTGLTCPMGCPKNLRNGPCGGVREDGNCEVYPDMPCVWVKAQDRSEKMPGSWREQFDDLRPPVDNRLQGSSSWINLLTGRDKQVPAGWQSAEEEE
- a CDS encoding SDR family NAD(P)-dependent oxidoreductase; protein product: MALGDTHGQTPARRRAVVTGASSGIGEAIARRLAAEGLAVDMVSHSQARLERSAARIRGASPDAELRLERADLSSIAETAKLAERLAAPEPPDIVVSNAACTVDPAETTPEGVTRMLAVNHLAPYLLLRSLVRPIGDRPARFVIVGADPGTLARLPVDLDDLHLRRDRLRGPFPSFRPALGYGRTKNMNAMFGYALAARLRGSAITVNGAHPGVIRDTGLGRNDRGLLRVLGRVLGVLPMPGPDTGADTPSWLATSPEVAGLTGRFFAKRREVPTAPHTTDVDRCDRLWEESARLVGLPVEL
- the purU gene encoding formyltetrahydrofolate deformylase, encoding MTTSTPGRDFILTLDCPDRPGIVHAVTEFLVAHDANIVQCQQFDDRQNGRFFMRMHLESLNSAYGKDALIQGFGRTAEAYSMNWRLVDAAERTRTLILVSKYEHCLNDLLFRRRLGTLDIDVPLVVSNHPDAAGMAAAHGVEFRHIPVTPDGKEEAEAELLRLVDDLRIDLVVLARYMQILSPELCKSLEGRAINIHHSFLPSFKGAGPYGQAHARGVKLIGATAHYVTPDLDEGPIIEQDVARVDHSMDPARLAAIGRDVESQVLARAVRWHCASRVLLNHGRTVVFG
- a CDS encoding methylenetetrahydrofolate reductase, with protein sequence MPSLAELLTDPAPARPVITAECPMVDGGGLDTISEHVRRLAPYVDALNATDNAAAHAHASNVGVAIALKRFGVEPIMQVACRDKNRLALEADIVGAALHDVTTICCMTGDDITAGDEPEALRVFDMDSPQLIRTASTLARGRYLSGRTLDPAPPLLIGAVENPGAPPYSYRVRRGLKKAAAGARFLQLQICYNEDRLAEFTKLAENVGLSRKVALLPTICLVKGAKALRFMNEKVPGISVPEPVIERVANASDEREAAYQLALEQARDALSLPGVRGLHFTDFRHDDALGRIVADLGLPTIRSAPDGEALAV